In a single window of the Paramisgurnus dabryanus chromosome 23, PD_genome_1.1, whole genome shotgun sequence genome:
- the LOC135781780 gene encoding C-signal-like — protein sequence MLNFSKCHSILITGANRGLGLEMVRHLLSTPERPKKIIATARNPDAAEDLQALAKSHPEVHVVTLDVTSDVSVNDAVQAVKSIVGADGLNCLINNAAINIHCDLDTVTRDVMMKTYESNTVAPLFVTKAFLPLLREAAGQGSGMGIHRSAVINVSSILGSVQLNWGEMGAPKLYAYRPTKSALNMITRSLAVDLEAEGILCVALHPGWVRTDMGGADADMSVEESISSVLPVICGLTEKDHGGFVSYNGKTLPW from the exons ATGTTAAACTTCAGCAAGTGTCATTCAATACTCATCACGGGAGCCAACAGAGGGCTCGGACTGGAGATGGTCCGACATTTGCTCAGTACCCCGGAAAGACCCAAAAAGATAATCGCAACCGCCCGGAATCCAGACGCTGCAGAG GATCTGCAAGCACTTGCCAAATCTCACCCAGAGGTCCATGTAGTAACTCTTG ATGTAACGAGTGATGTAAGCGTGAATGATGCAGTTCAAGCAGTGAAGTCTATTGTGGGTGCTGAtgggttaaattgtttaattaaTAATGCAGCTATTAACATCCACTGTGATTTGGACACCGTCACCCGAGATGTCATGATGAAAACATATGAGAGTAACACAGTGGCTCCTCTTTTTGTGACAAAG GCTTTTCTGCCATTGCTGAGAGAGGCGGCGGGTCAGGGCAGTGGAATGGGAATTCACAGATCGGCCGTGATCAATGTGTCCTCTATTTTGGGGTCCGTTCAACTCAACTGGGGCGAGATGGGAGCTCCTAAGCTTTACGCTTACAGGCCAACTAAG AGTGCGCTAAACATGATTACAAGAAGTTTGGCAGTTGATCTGGAAGCAGAGGGAATTTTATGCGTCGCCCTGCACCCTGGTTGGGTGCGCACTGATATGGGCGGAGCAGAT gCAGATATGAGTGTGGAAGAGAGCATATCATCAGTGTTGCCTGTTATTTGTGGATTAACCGAGAAAGATCATGGTGGATTTGTGAGCTACAATGGGAAAACATTGCCCTGGTGA